The genomic region GTCCGAAAATATTGCAAAATGTAGTGGGTAAAATGGCCATCTGAAATCGCTAAGCCATTGATATGTCAGTACTTAATTTTTTGAACTGCGGAAGATGGGCTAATTTCTCAACATCCAGCCTCTCAGAATCGCCGGCCCCAAATTTCTCCTCGACCAGTCTCCAGATGATGCATTGCCGGCGGTGTTTGCAGTGAGTTTTCGGCGAGCGACATTCCATGCACTTCTCGCACATCATGACATCGTATTTCTCACACCGAAATTCGGCGGACGAACCGGGATGCCTGGGGCACTGCATCTGAAAAGCCGCGCCTCCTGCTACTTGACCTGAGCCGCGGCGGCGGGCGCCGAGATTTTTATGGACTGAGGCTTGATATACTTTTTCGCCAGGTCTGCGGTATTCGGCACGCCAAGCTGTTTGAAGAGGAAATCAAATTGCTTTTCCAGCTTTGCGCAGATCTGGTTTTTTATATCGGCTGGCAGATCCCAAATCTGTTTTTTAAACGGACCGAATGCTTTTTTGCGCGTCTTGTAGATAAACTGCTCGTCGGTCTCGCCGGATTTCTTCTCGTCGGCATGTTGCTTGTGAATATGATCGTAAATACTACGCTTCAGGTCGGCAGGGAACGCGGGGTCGTCATAGATCATGTTTTGGAAACCGGTGGCCAAATGGATTTCGGCGGTCTCCTTCTGTCGGAACAGGTGGAAGGCCTCCTCGGGAAGCGTCGAGGCGCCATGCTGGACCGCGCCGGCCATTCCATACCGTTCGCGAGCCACGCGCGAAAGCGTCTCGAGCGTATCGAAATCGACCTTCACTTTTGCGATCGTTCCGTCCGGCAGCGGCACTCCTCCGTGGCTGGTGCCCGTCTGCACGCTGATCTTGCTGATCCCGGTAACGTTGCCGCTGCCGCGCAGCTTCTTATTGTAGTTATCCATGAATCCCTGCAAATCTTCCACCGTGCTGTTCTGGCTGCCGACCTCGCCGATTTCGCCGCCGACCGAAATGGTGACGCCCTTCGGCTGTTTCTCGCGGATGAATAGCGTGAAGTCGTGCGTGAGCGCGGCGTTCGTTTCCTGCTGAACTTCATGTGTCGGCTTGCTCAGGTCTACCAATGTCGAGGCATCAATATCGATGTTGAAGAAACCCGCCTCAATCGATTCGGTTATCAGCCCGCGGAGATAGTTGATTTCTCCTTCGGCTGTCGATTTATATTTTTTCGCGTTCACCTGGTAGTGGTCGCCCTGAAGGAAAACAGGACCGGCGTATCCGGTGGCCAGTGCGGCCCCGAGGACGGCGGTGGCATATTCGACCGGTCGCTGCTCCGTGTAGCCGATTTCCGAGCGCGCAATCTCGAAGATGAACGGGCCGGCTTGGTTGCTGATGGCCGCCTCGAACACCGTGCGCGCAACGTCAAACGTGAGTCCGCGAATATTGATCGCCGGTACCGTGAAGCCGCCGCACTCGCCGCGCCCGCGCGCCATGTACAGATCGTGGATACTCGCGAGGCTGATCCCGCAGGCGTCGGCGCCGGCGCGGATCATCCAGCGACAGAGCTCCTGAATATCTTTATTTGAATTAAAGATGGAATTATATACAAGCGCATATGACAGTTTCCGAAAACTCTCCTGGCTGACGACCTTTAACTGTCCGTCCTTCAGTTCCGCGGCTCCCTGCAGTGCGGATTGCACATCCTTCAGACTTTTGTACAGGGTGACAGCGTTCATTTTCAATCCCCTTTCCGCTTCTCGTTTGTGTCTTCCATTCGCCGGAGGTTCGAGGTGTGACGAAAAATTCGACGACAGCAGCTTCGGAACGGCTCTCAGACTTGTTCCTCCAAATTATATCGCCGAAACCGGTGGGTGTCAATCAGGGAAAGAAAGGTAGTGATCGCGTGGAACCCGCAGCTCAAGCGAGAAGCCCCTCCTGATCGGTCTTGCACGTTTTCCCGACCAGGAGGGAGCTTACTCACTTTACGGGCTCGTGAGGAGGATTTTTTCGGAATCCGCTCTTAGGCAGCCTTGCCGACGCATTCGAGTTCGATCGCTTTCGGAAACAAGATATTGTTTTCCAGGTGGATATGCTCATGCAGGTCCGCCTCGATCGCCTGAAGCCCCTCATAAACCGCGCGGAACGTAGCGCACGCATCTTCCGGAAGCGAGTATTCCTTGGTGAGCTCCCGCATCTTTTCGAGCGCTCCGCCTGCATTCTCATGCTCATGTTCCATCTGGCGGATCGGATTCTGGATCGAACCGCAATGAACAACCGGCTCCTGTCCGCCGTTATGAACGAACGCCTCGATCCGGCGGATGTAGGGGAACAGTATCTGCTCCTCTTTCATGAGGTGCTGTTCGATTTCCCATTGCAGCGAATCATATATGTCCCGCAGCTCGTTCAGCATCCGGCCGTGCCGCTCCGCGTGGGCGCGCTGCACCGCCGCCAACAGGTTGCGAACGCGCGGAAGCTGCGCCTTCATGAAGCCGTGGTGCCGCTGTTCGATATAATCCGCCAATTCGGTGGGCGCCGCCGTTGACCAGTCTCTTGCCTTCCGGTCCCCATTTTCGGGCGTTTTGAGGGCGGCATCAAGCTCCGCGGAAAGCTTTTCAAATGTCACATTCTTTCCACGAAGAGCTTCTTCCAAAGACTCTGCCCCGCCGCAGCAATAATCTATCCTATATTTCTCGAAGACCGCACGCGTCTGCGGATAGTTCACTACCACGTCGCGCACGGTTGTCTTTCTCGTTATGATACCTTCCATGATCCTCCTCCTT from Candidatus Abyssobacteria bacterium SURF_5 harbors:
- a CDS encoding aldolase, producing the protein MNAVTLYKSLKDVQSALQGAAELKDGQLKVVSQESFRKLSYALVYNSIFNSNKDIQELCRWMIRAGADACGISLASIHDLYMARGRGECGGFTVPAINIRGLTFDVARTVFEAAISNQAGPFIFEIARSEIGYTEQRPVEYATAVLGAALATGYAGPVFLQGDHYQVNAKKYKSTAEGEINYLRGLITESIEAGFFNIDIDASTLVDLSKPTHEVQQETNAALTHDFTLFIREKQPKGVTISVGGEIGEVGSQNSTVEDLQGFMDNYNKKLRGSGNVTGISKISVQTGTSHGGVPLPDGTIAKVKVDFDTLETLSRVARERYGMAGAVQHGASTLPEEAFHLFRQKETAEIHLATGFQNMIYDDPAFPADLKRSIYDHIHKQHADEKKSGETDEQFIYKTRKKAFGPFKKQIWDLPADIKNQICAKLEKQFDFLFKQLGVPNTADLAKKYIKPQSIKISAPAAAAQVK
- the ric gene encoding iron-sulfur cluster repair di-iron protein, translating into MEGIITRKTTVRDVVVNYPQTRAVFEKYRIDYCCGGAESLEEALRGKNVTFEKLSAELDAALKTPENGDRKARDWSTAAPTELADYIEQRHHGFMKAQLPRVRNLLAAVQRAHAERHGRMLNELRDIYDSLQWEIEQHLMKEEQILFPYIRRIEAFVHNGGQEPVVHCGSIQNPIRQMEHEHENAGGALEKMRELTKEYSLPEDACATFRAVYEGLQAIEADLHEHIHLENNILFPKAIELECVGKAA